The window TTCCACGTCGATGGACGCCTCGACGGGAGCAGCCTCGGGAGTGCGCAGTATACTCTCGGGCGGCTGTTTAGGGAGGACGTGGTTGAAGATCGAAGGTCGGTACGATTTCAATTTCCCCCGCGAGCTGGTTTTCGCTCTCCTCGTCGATCCGGAAGCGCTCAAGGGCTGCATGCCGGGGTGCAAGCGATTCGATCCCATCGGCCCGGACGAGTACGAGGTCACGTTGGAGATGGGCGTTGCGGGGATCAAAGGAACCTACAGCGGAAAGGCGAAAATCGCCGATCAGGATCCTCCGAACCGATTGAAGCTGGTCGTGGAAGGATCGGGAACCCCGGGTTTCGTCCGCGGGGAAGGCGTGCTTACCCTGGAGCAGAACGGCGAGAAAACGGTCGTGGTCGTGTCGGGCGATGCGACGGCCGGCGGCCTCATCGCGAACGTCGGGCAGCGCATGCTGGGCGGCGTCGCAAAAATGATTATCGGGCAGTTCTTCGAGTGCATGCGAGGTCAGGCCGCATCCCGGGCCGGGGCCTCCGCGAATCGGGCATAGCGCACCCCCGGGTTCTCGCGCTCCGCGGCCCGATGGCATCACAAGTCGCACCATCGTCGCGGTTCCGCGGGCTCGGGCTCCGCGTTTCCTTCCTGCTCCTCGCTCTGGGCATCGCGATTCTGGTCGGAAGCGCGGTCGTCGATGTGGTTTCACGCGCGACAAGTCCAGAGGCCACCGTTCGCCGGTATTTCTCGGCACTCCAGCGCGGGGACATCGATGGCGCGCTCGAGTGCCTGGCGCCGGACATTCGCGCCCGCGAGCGCGCGTTCGTTGTCAATGGAGCGGACAACGAATACCGCGTCGTCGGCGTCGCCGTGCACGTTCCGTCGGTCCTGGATCGCCTCCGAGGAGCGTCTGCCCGTCCGAGCGACGTGACGATCTTTCTCGACATCATTCCCGCGGTGGACGGGCCCGAGTGGCAGGCAGCCCCGCGTGTGCCGCTGGTGGAACTGAACGGGCGGTGGTATCTCGGACGCGCGCCACTCGACAGCGGGTGAGCGACGGCGGCCTCCGGCGGTTCTATGTCTCCCGCTCGGACCGACCCCGAAGCACGAGGCGAATCCCCGTTCCCTCGAACCCGAACCGACGCCTGATCTGGTTCTCGATGTACCGTCTGTGAGAGAAGTGCACGATGGCGGGGTCGTTCACGAAGAGCACAAAGGTGGGGGGATTAGCCGCTGCCTGCGTGGCGTACAGGATCTTGACGGTCCTTCCTCGCTCGCTCATCGGATGGGCCATCGCGATCTGCTTCAGGAACTCGTTCACCTCCGCGGTGGGGATCCGTTTCCGCCGCTCGGTCGAGATCTTGACGACGCGATCCAACAGGCGCGAAACGTTGAGCCCTGTCTTCGCGGAGATGAACACGACCGGGGCGTAATCGAGAAACACGAGGCCTCGCCGGACCAGGGAGAGGTACCGGGCCCCGGCGTCGGGGGTTCGCTCCACCAGGTCCCACTTGTTGACGGCGATGACGCACCCCTTGGCCGCGTCATGGATCGCGCCCCCCACGTGGGCGTCTTGGGCCGTCACGCCGTCCTGGGCGTCGATGACCAGGATGGCAACTTCGGCGCGATCGATTGCCCGCATCGCTCGTATCACGCTGTAGGCCTCGATCCCGCGCTCGATCCGGCCGCGACGTCGGATTCCCGCAGTGTCGATCAGCACCATCGGGACGTCGTTGTGCTGGATCGCGGTATCGACCGCGTCGCGGGTCGTGCCCGGTGTCTCGTCGACGATGACACGCTCCTCGCCCAGGACCGCGTTCAGCAGCGAGCTCTTGCCGACGTTCGGTCGACCGAGGATCGCGACCGCGACGGGCTCACCGTCGGAAGCAGGCTGTTCGTCGGGCTGCCTGGGCGGGAGGAGGTCCACGACCCGGTCGAGAAGATCGCCGGTCCCCATCCCTCGCACGGCGGAGACGACCAATGGTTCGCCCAGCCCAAGCTCGAAAAAATCGGTCGCGCGGAGCCGATCAGACGGGCTATCGGCCTTGTTGACGACCAGGAGAACGGGTTTGGTCGCGCGGCGAAGCCGGTCCGCGATGTCCGCGTCGACGGGGACGGGGCCCGCTCGGGCGTCGACGAGAAAGAGGACGACGTCGGCCTCGGCGATGGCCGCCTCAGCTTGTTCGATGACGCTCTGATCCAAGGCTCTTTGGCTGTCGAGGCCAAGTCCGCCCGTATCGATCACGGAAAACGTTCGGCCGCGCCACTCGGCCTCCCCGTACACGCGATCCCGTGTGGTCCCCGGTGTCTCGTGGACGACGGCAAGCTGGCTGCCGACGAGCCGATTGAAGAGCGTCGATTTTCCGACGTTCGGCCGTCCGACGAGGGCGACGATGGGGCGCATTGGTTACGGATTCCGGGCAGGCGCCGGCGTTCGGGTTGTCGCGGGGGAGGGGCTCGACGCCGGAGCGGTCGCCGTTGATGGAACGGCCTCCGTGGGCTCGAGGGGCGTCGCGGTCGGGGCGGTGGTCGGAGTCACCTCCGCGGTCGGGCCGACGATGCTTGCGAGCGTGACCGTCAGCACCGACGGATTCGTCGACTGGACCGAGAGGCCAGGTGGTGGGCTAACGTCCACGGCGACCTGATGCGTCCCAGGGCCGAGGCCCGAGAGATTGAGGCTCACCCCCAAGTCGCCGGGCTGAAGCCCCCGGACCGCGCTCACGGGGCCCTGAAGGACAACCTGCACGCTGGGGATAGAGCTGGCAATTTGCAGTCCACTCCGGATGTTGGTCGCCGCCGGGACGATGGAGACGGATTGGCTGACCGGGATTGGTCCGATCCGCACGGTGACCGTCACGTTTCCGTCTTGCACGACCGACACATTCTCCGGCACGACCACGGAGACCTGGCGCGCGAACGTGACCGCGGCGTCCGACACGTCGATCTGTTCCGTCGCGACGAAGTTCACGCCTGCGAGAGGCTGAGGAGGCCCGACGACGGTGATGGCAGACGGCTCGGTCGTGATCCCCTCGATGACGTACCCGGATTGCACGGTGCCGGATATGGATGGCTCGACTCCAACCGTTTTGTAGCTGACCTGCTGGGTCACGGGGAGCTGGACGCGGATGGTGGCGGGATTGACTCGGAGCGACGGGCCCTGGCTGGTCACCTGCTGCCCCTGCGAGTCGACCGGTATGGCCGGATACCGCCCATCCACATTGGAAGTGACCGAATCGAGCCGAAAGTCGATGCTCACGGCGTCGACCGTTCGGACCGTTGAAGATGGCCCAGTCACCGTGGCGATGGTGGGGTCCAGCGTCGCGTCACCGGCCTCGTATCCAAAGGGCACCGAGCCGATTCGGTTGAGTCTGACGGGAACCTGCCGGTCGATGGTTTCGTCCAGCCGAAGAGTGAGGCGCGGGGGCGAAACGTCGACGACGTGCATCTTGGGGTCTGGCGTCTCGACCATCACCGGGTATTGGTCGGATCCGGGGGTGGCCTTGCTAAGGTCCACATAGGCTCTCAGGGAGCTCGGGCGAACATTCGCCTGGACGTCGCGGGGGGCGCTGATCCGGACCGAGACGGCCCTGCTGGCCGAGTCGTTGAGCACGACGAGGCCGGGCGGCAGATTCATCAGCTCGGCGCGCAGATCGTAGCTCTGGGTCTCGTTGGGGTTCTGCTCATGCTCGACGACGCCAAAAAGGGCGACAGAGATGACCAGCGCGACGAGGCCCCGCCCGAAGTCGATATGGGAAAAGATCGCGTTCATGACGCGCGGGATGGCACGCGAATCCGAAGGAGCTGGGGTATCGCCTCGCCGACGCCGGACTTGTAGAGCATCGGGAGAATGCGCCGAAGCTTCTGGTCGTCAAGGTTGCGCACCATGCGCCCGTTGTTGCTGATGGAGATCTGACCGGATTCCTCGGAGACGACGACCCCCAGCGCATCGGTTTTGGTCGTGATCCCAATTGCGGCTCGATGGCGAGTCCCGAACTGGTGGCCGGTCTCGACCGTCTCCGCGAGGGGCAGGACGCAGCCGGCCGCCAGGACGCGGTCGCCGCGGATGA is drawn from Chloroflexota bacterium and contains these coding sequences:
- a CDS encoding carbon monoxide dehydrogenase subunit G, whose product is MKIEGRYDFNFPRELVFALLVDPEALKGCMPGCKRFDPIGPDEYEVTLEMGVAGIKGTYSGKAKIADQDPPNRLKLVVEGSGTPGFVRGEGVLTLEQNGEKTVVVVSGDATAGGLIANVGQRMLGGVAKMIIGQFFECMRGQAASRAGASANRA
- the der gene encoding ribosome biogenesis GTPase Der, with translation MRPIVALVGRPNVGKSTLFNRLVGSQLAVVHETPGTTRDRVYGEAEWRGRTFSVIDTGGLGLDSQRALDQSVIEQAEAAIAEADVVLFLVDARAGPVPVDADIADRLRRATKPVLLVVNKADSPSDRLRATDFFELGLGEPLVVSAVRGMGTGDLLDRVVDLLPPRQPDEQPASDGEPVAVAILGRPNVGKSSLLNAVLGEERVIVDETPGTTRDAVDTAIQHNDVPMVLIDTAGIRRRGRIERGIEAYSVIRAMRAIDRAEVAILVIDAQDGVTAQDAHVGGAIHDAAKGCVIAVNKWDLVERTPDAGARYLSLVRRGLVFLDYAPVVFISAKTGLNVSRLLDRVVKISTERRKRIPTAEVNEFLKQIAMAHPMSERGRTVKILYATQAAANPPTFVLFVNDPAIVHFSHRRYIENQIRRRFGFEGTGIRLVLRGRSERET
- a CDS encoding CdaR family protein, whose translation is MNAIFSHIDFGRGLVALVISVALFGVVEHEQNPNETQSYDLRAELMNLPPGLVVLNDSASRAVSVRISAPRDVQANVRPSSLRAYVDLSKATPGSDQYPVMVETPDPKMHVVDVSPPRLTLRLDETIDRQVPVRLNRIGSVPFGYEAGDATLDPTIATVTGPSSTVRTVDAVSIDFRLDSVTSNVDGRYPAIPVDSQGQQVTSQGPSLRVNPATIRVQLPVTQQVSYKTVGVEPSISGTVQSGYVIEGITTEPSAITVVGPPQPLAGVNFVATEQIDVSDAAVTFARQVSVVVPENVSVVQDGNVTVTVRIGPIPVSQSVSIVPAATNIRSGLQIASSIPSVQVVLQGPVSAVRGLQPGDLGVSLNLSGLGPGTHQVAVDVSPPPGLSVQSTNPSVLTVTLASIVGPTAEVTPTTAPTATPLEPTEAVPSTATAPASSPSPATTRTPAPARNP